CTCTCTTTTACTCACACATGTATATATGAGCGGTAATTCTGTAGGCCcgagataaaaaaaaaaaagaaaccccaAGCCGAAAGTCAAATATTGATagagaaaaacaacaaacgaGGCTATTTGCTTAGACCCCCAATCGCTagccccacccccacccccacccccacacaCTCATACACAAATAAGCacacataaacacacacacacacacacacatagggTATGTTCTATGTAAAGATAGATACAATACATCGACACGACTTTCCACTTGTGAAAAtcatataaaataaaatttgcAAAAATTTTCTGCTGATCTTGGCCAAAAAAGTTGCTGCCCCCGAAAAAGGCCAGAAAGCAAATATAGGACTAGGGTCCTCCAGGTTCCAGGACCTTCACTTTTCACCACCCAACCACCCTCCCCCCCCTTGTCCATTACCAGGGCACATCATTACCCACACTGGCACACCACAGCCTCCTCATCTGCTGTGCCTCCACTTTTATGTACTTTTCTACTGCATTTTCCACTTACTCTCCTTTTGTTTAGTGGCATTTTGATTTGGACAAGTATTTGGGAACGAAACGGAAGAGGGTTTCTGGTGTTTAGTTTCCGCTTCCAAAAAGGGGAGTCTCCATACTTTGAAGTTGATGCAAATTTATTCACTGCCTATAAAGTAGCTCTGTTGGGGGAAATCTTTGAACTGGGAAGATAGTAGTGCCCTTCATAACTCTATGAAGAAGAGCACGGCATAGGTGTCGTTTGTCATGCAGCAGTGCCCCTCGGTCGGTGGCGTTTCTGCCTGGTATCTCATAATAttattttgcatattttgtattgtatgaGTTATTATTTCCTATTATTGTTTACAGTAGATTTTATCATACAAATTCCTATTTGGCGGGAAATAATTTTAAATTGTAGGTTTCAATATATAGGGTAGGTAGAGGTAGGGTATCCTATGGTTGGGGTTCCGTAAATCTAGACTTCGTTTCTTTCTCCTGTTTCTCTCTTTTCGGTTCCTGTTCCTTTCCGTGAGAGCATAAAAAAAAGCTCTAATGTAGGCAAATATAGGGAATGGTAGGCGGTGGACGCCGGATAGGGTCTAGGCCATGGGTCTAGGGCGTGGTGGTCCTATGGGCGGGGCGGGGGCGCGGCATGGGAAGGCTGTTTGCAATTGCGTTAGTCAGCAGACTGTTGGGGTGGACATTTGTATTAACATGACATCCTGCTTTCCTGCCTTCCTGCCTTCCTGCCGACTCGCACTGGCCCTTGTCCTCGTCCTTTTCATCGTCCTTGTCCTTGTCCTTGCttatgattattattattgttttctGTGGGTTGTGTATTTTTCCAACCACGAGGGGCTTCATTGTTCTCTCTCTGGCCACCAGGCACCCCAACACAATATGATTATGATTATTGGTCCAGCTTCTGGCCAAAGGACCACTAAGCCACTTCAGTGCAGTATCCGATACCAAATACCCTGTACTCGTTCATAGACAGCATGTGATGGGTTGCTGAATGACATGGAGAATCAGTGTTTTTAAGGAGAGGAGAGAATTTTTAAAGAAGAGAGCCTGAGGAGGTATCAACCATCGATGTTTATGCTGGACTCTAGTATAAATTTGAATTATTTTCATTGAAATGCAATCAATGGCTAAAAGAATCATTCTTGTGCAAACTTAAAAACGCTGGAAATTTGTTTTCCATTATGTTTGCAGTAAACAAACCTTTCAAAGCCCCCAAACCTAAGCCTAAAGCTGAGCCAGTCTTGAAACCAGGGTATCAACCTGTCCCATACTCAACGACAGGCTCCAAGCTCAGACTATTTTCTAGCCGTGGAGTGGCTATGATTGTCTTGGGCATAAATGCGAATTTATAGGCATCCTCTGACGCTGCTGATGCAATAAATAGGGCCCCCGGAACGTGGCCAATCCCCTGGACAGCAATAAGACAAGTAATTTAGTTGcaaaataattttaaatttcattttccattttcacacacacacacacacacacacatatatacagACACACAGGGCActcccatttccatttccacatCCACTATCATCAATTGCGCATCTCCAAGGCGATTCGGTTTTATGCCCCTTCGCCGTTCGCCATTCGGGGGCGTTATGTGTGCGAGGAGGCATATCGATACGAGTGCGAGTAGGAGTAAGGAATCTCCCCGTCTTGGTGGAGGACCCCCACCCATGACCCCACTGAGAAGCAGATTAGGACTAGTGCTTTATGGGGGAAGTGGGGTGGCGGGAAGCGTTTATTTAAGGTGGGGTGGTAATGGTATTTACTCGCCTGCACGCATATTCGATAAATAATTCACTTGCCTATCGGCTTAACTTCATGGTTATTGTCCGCACACTCGCATTCGGTGCGATTTATATACGTTTTCCTAATCGATCGATGGCGCCCTCCCCCCACCCATCCATCCGATAGATTCCTATCGCTGGTACCCCAATTGAtctttgtttgtgtgtgtgaagCAGATATTCATAATGGGAACAAATGTGGGGCCGGGCTTCCATTGAAATTCGATTTACAATATGGTAATAGCAGAGCACTTGGGCTCCGATTGTCGCCTCGATTGTGCGCTCGATAAGCTGCGCAATACATTCTGTAGATACTTTGAACGTAGAGATACTATAAATAGTTAGGCACGTAAGATAGAAGATTATGTAATGTATCAATTAGTGTATCCTTAGACACCCCCAATGATACAggaaattaaaagaaaaatgtACTGAAATTTAGGGAAATATTTACCATTAATTGACAATCCTTAAGAGATCTATGGATGAACTCCAAGAAATACTGCCCATTTATATTGAAAATATACTGAAAATCGTTGGAACTACTATGAAATGATTGGTATTTGAACAAATTTTAATTCAAGTTTCATGAGTTTCCATTCAAATTCGTATCTTTCATGGGCTTACATTTTTTAGATATTAgcttaataataataaaaaggTAGACAGATAAATGTTTAGGCTCGCTATGGATGTAGTGATATATGTGGATATATTCAATATGTATTCACATAATTCACTTGCGAGCTCCTAATGGCCCAGGCAATCGAATCACAAATCACTCGTTGGACTGCATTTGGCCTACAGCAATGGGCCCCCAAAACGGCAATGCCTCATCCTGGCCTACATTCTGTATTGGCGGGGTAGCAAAGCGATGGCTATTAGCGGGTTCTTCGGacgcaaacacacaaaaaaccgGACGAGCGATGAAAATCATTCAACCCGAAAACGCATGGCCACACCCCTACATACGTAAATACGTAAATACGTATagatatgtgtgtgtgtgtgtgtgtgtgtgtgtgtgctgtgctgtCTGTCAATATTGAAATCTTTCAATATCTTTCAATAAAATATGTAGATGCTGttccacacacagacacaaaccCTGCCACAGACACTCTGCTCCCAAAGAGGCAAGCAAATTGACAGTGCGCCAGCTGAATTTCACAGCCCCCCAGAGTCGGAGTCGGGTCAATGGCAATATTATTAGCCCACACCCATGCTGGCATCGGCATTGATGGGATGGGATCGGATGGGATCGGATGGGATGGGGAAGGTCTTTTGTTGCCACACTTCCTCTCGGAACCGAACCTCTTCGCACCCTGCTCTTCGGCTCCCCAGCACCGTGGTTCAAATAAATCAGCAAAATGTTGCCAAAAATCTTTGCCACTTTTGATTTATTCCCCCCCCCATCATACAATGGATCACTGTGCTAGGAAGGACGAGGAAGGAAAGGGGCTTGGGGGCAATGGATGCTGGAGCTGTCGTCTGCTTTGTGACACATTGACATTTTGGCTCTTTAGAGAGGACTTGAGGGGCTGGTTGGTCATGggggctgtgtgtgtgttggggGGCTGGGATTTCATTTAAATTTGCTGTCAACGCAATTACATGGTAACCAGGGTCTCTCACCAAATCCGCTTCCTCTTTCAGCTACAGTTCCCAAAAATGTTCTGCAGGTTCTCTCCGTctctgtcgctctctctccATTGCCGGATGTGAGAGTGACAGGACCTCCAGGCGTGTGCTCGTGTGGTCTTATCCACATGTGATTTTCCCGCACCGCCTTCGATTGATTCGATTCATTGAGGGGTGGAGGCGGTGGCGAGGTCACGCCCCGCCAGGCGGCATTTGTTCAATAAAAAGTCAAAGACACTCCCAATGAAACCGataaataaacacaaataTCTAAAAATATAGGCCCAGCTTCCATTGGGGGTCGAAgcttttgatacccttgcagattCCATGGCTGCACAATACATTCGCTTATTAAAGTTCCCATAATCGAAAGGACATCACTCGAAGCCATTCCCCACAAGGGATTCTGAGATTTgttgattgatttgatccaAAATTATGGAATTATAAAAAACATTCTATTCTGAAACAAGAAATAATCCCAGTCTCTTAAGGAAATCAACGATTATTCGCTCCTACATTAGCtacattttaaatttgtaCTTCTTTGCAAAAACATAATATCCCGTCTAAAAGAGGAAACAATAAAATTGAGAAATTTTCGAAATTTATGCATGAGACACCTGACGACAACGGCAACgggattgtgtgtgtgtgtgtgtgcttccACCTGCTCAAGACCCACCGCCCACCGCGTGCCCATTCCGAAAACCAAACCTAAAACCATGCCCCTCCCCAGGGAATTGCCTGCCTTAAGCTTGTTAAGAATTTTTATTGCCTTTGCCagcttaattattttattttttttatcagAAGCCCCAGTGGGGGTATTGTGGGTGGGGGCACAGGAGAGGAATTAAGATTGAGATGGAgaggcaatggcaatggcgatGGCACGAAGAGGGTTGCGGTTCATTTGGGTAATGTCGATAAGTCGCATCTCCCACGGGAGCCATTCAAATTGACATTCTGGCAAATGAATGTGTGGTAAAAAGCGATAGGaatgctttaatcgacaagCGGCAAATTCTTTCGAATAAGATGCCGATGCAAATGCAATTTATACAATACTACAGCTTGTATTTGCTCAAATAGAACCTAAACTATAGATTGCAAGCCCTCATATTTCATACGACAAATAGCTTCACTTAACTAACCTTAGTGCATTTTTTTATGAATATTTTTACTGCGAGAGATGTGTAGCATGAAAAGGTTCAGGACTTTAATATCTCTTAATTGATATTGCCCATTAGAATTTTTGGGGACTGTTCCAAACGCTCGGCTCTGTCTGGCAGGGTCTATTGCAGCAATCTGTTAACCCTTTTTTGCCATTAAGTGTAGTTTGCGTTCATTTCATGGACGCCAACTAgatgaaaaaaaaatcaatGTTTGAGAATAAACATCGATATCTGCGGCTTACATCAAAAAACTGATGTTTCTCCAGTTCTATCAGAGTCGGCCCAGAGTCCTACTCCAGCTGACGAAAATTTTGTTAAAAGAAATCAAATCGTTGTAGGCAAGCAAACCCGAAACAGTCTGTGAAAAGTGCCGTTCAAAAACACGCGAAGCTAATAACAAAACTAAATAATAACCTGCGGTAGAACTGAAAGTGACGACAAAGGACAAAGGTGTAGACCTTCGCGCTCAATCGCGAGACCTTTTTTTAGCTGTAATAATCATCGACTTCTATTTGCTCCGCGAAGTGATCAACATTGAGGAGCAGAGGAGCCCCCACTGCTTTCTTAATTGCCTGCAGTCATTGTTTCATGGGTGGAGACGATTCTGCACCGCGACGAACTGGTCAGTATGGAGCTTGAAAAGCTGCGCGTCATCAACTACGGTCTGAGCATTCCCCTGCAGGGCCACTTGGTCCCCTTCTGCGGGTACTTGTGGTGGCCCGCTGCTGGCGGGCCTGAACCTTGGCACATCGGACGTAGAAATGCCAGTGGCCGTAGGACAGCGGAGCAATCAGAATGTAGTCGATGATGCACCGCGTTTCGCGCTCCATCTTGACCAGTTCGTCGTAGCTGTAGACCCCCGACCTCGATCAAGAGCTGTGGAATCTACTTGTTGGTCATTACGCGGGTCAGATAGATGTCCACGATCTTCACAGCCAAGTAGAGGGTCTCGAGGTTAAGCGAGAAGATGTCCACGGCGCAGTGCGAAACCCGGAACCTGGCGCCAGTTTGTAAGAGCCTGGGCTTTGTAGTCAGCTTTAGTCCTACCGCAGGTTGTCCTTTAGTGTTGCTATTAGTGGCGCTGCTTAGTCCTTGGCCTGCTTCTGACACTGTTTCGGGTTAGTTCACTTGCAACGATTTAATTTTCTCTTGCCGGAGACAAGGCGGGCCTAGTGGTGGCAAAAACTGGGTGAGTCTGTTCGGAATACTCGATTATTTGTGCGCTTTTCTGCCTATCGGCGAGACTATCACCACTAATAACAGATGGCGGTGAAAAAATGCTATTAGCCATTCCCATAACTATTGTACCAAGAAACAACATACACCACTTTGACTAGAAGTATCCCAACACACATCtaatttgatttgtttccCCTTTTTTAGGCTATGGCAACATTGCGCCACGCACCACTCTGGGCAGGATCGTGACTTTGGTCTACGCACTTTTCGGCATTCCCTTGACCCTGGTATATTTGAGCAGCACCGGCAGCATCCTGGCCAAGATCGCCAGGGAGGTGTTCTCGAAGGCTCTGTGCTGCTGCCTGTGCTCGAACTGCGGCTACTGTTGCTACGACGAGAAGCGGATGGCGGAGAAGGAGCGCCGCATGCGGCGGAAGCGGCAGCAGGAGGAGCTGCgcaagcagcaggcggcaatGCAGGAACCTTACTACGTGAGGGATGTCTACCATACTTCGCCGGAGAAGCaggcggaggcagaggccGCTGGGGGCGGTGCCCCGCCGGCGACGGTGGCCTCGGTGTCCAACTCCTCGGGCGGACTGTCGGGCATTAGTGTTGGCGGTGTcggaggcggcggcggtggcgttGCTGGCGGTCCCCCCACATCCCTGCCGAACGACATTGACTCGCTGAGTGCCAGCGAGTCGCGCGGCTCCATGCACGGCCTGAGCATCATGGCCCCCATCCTCCTCTGCTTCTCGATGATGATCATCTATATTGTGTTTGGTGCCGCGGTGCTGTACCGTCTGGAAAATTGGCCCATCGTCGATGGCATCTACTTCTGTTTCATGAGCCTCTCTACCATCGGATTCGGAGACATGCTGCCGGGACTGCGGCGGGAGTCGAACGCCACCACCTGGTTCTGTTCGGTGTACATCATGTCCGGCATGACCCTCACGGCCATGTGCTTCAATGTCATCCACGAGGAGATTGTCCATCGCATTCGCATTGTTGTCGACTTCAAGAAAACCGATTTGGCTAACTCTAGCACCGGCTTGCCGCCAGGCGGACCTGTAATCGTCGCTGGCGCTGGCTCCGGTGGCTCCATGATGGACCTGGGACCCGATGACGCTGGCCAGTACTATGTCCCGGCCTCCTCCTGACACTACGAGAGACGGGCGCATCTCTATCAGCGCAATCCCACCGAAGAGACCCTGGTAACAGGTGAGTGGCCACAGTCTTAGATTCCAAATAGATCTGGGTCGAtcctttccttttcttttcttttctttcagACACACCCACATCGCTAGTGCTGAAGGACTATGTTAATCACGAGCTGGTACCTATCCTGACCATGGACCCGAACGGGGCCCCACGATTGGCCCCTGCCCCCGCCTATACGCCCACGGTGACCTCCTGCGAGGTGACCACGCCCAGCAACAGCTGCATCGCCCATGGCAGCGACTCGGCCCTGGGCTACTCCTCACTGAACAGCCCGCTGCTGGATGTCCTCAATACACCCACAACATCACAGGCGGCCGCCTCGGGCGTGTACACCCTCACCGAGGAGACGGAGATTGAGCTGCAAGAGACGCAGGTGGATAGGATCTAGATCTAGCGATCCGAGGGCCGCAAGGCCAACGAAAGAAAGTATTAGACGAAAATTCAGTATTTTAGAGAGAGCGCGAGACACAGGTCCCTAGACATAGTCTTAGACATAGTCCCTGGGTTGAGAGAATGTCGATGTCGAATGTAAAATGTGTGTTggactttttttttgttgtttttttggaTGTTTGTATGTCTAAATTTGTAAGGAATTTCCCCCGTGTAATTGGCATCTACCGCTGGAACAGCGGAGATCATAGATCATAAGCAGAACTATCAATGTATTGTATATAGGCATTGGGTCGAAGGAAGATACATTTCCATAGCTCCTAAGCAGATGATactaaaaaatacaaaaatacaaaaaatacaaaaaataactAGTCAATGTTAGGGGTACTGCAAAAAGGCCCAGGCAAACACAAAACCCAAAAACCAATAAGAATTAAGATAAACGTTATACTACAAGTAAATACAAAATCGGATACAATAGGATTTGGCCAGAGGTGCTCTCTCAGTGTTTCAGATCATGATTGCCCCGATCCCGATCTAAGCTTATCCTTGGGTATTCAAATATCAATATAATGCATTACAagaaaatatcattttcatggAAAATTGATACTGAACGAGTGTTGATATTGTTAAACGATCCAAACGATATGCAAATTTGATCTGTGcactgatctgatctgatctgtgAATGGCAGAAGCATATAGTAGGTGGTTAAGTGCTTCAAATTACATATTACTCGAACCTCTATCTTAAAGAACAGAAGTTTGACCGAATAGATTCCATTGTTGATTGAAAAGTAAGAAGTGTCAAGCGTCTAGCAGTGGGATCCGGCACCAATCAAGGCTGCTGTCTGGTGGTTTGGCCAGTGCTCAAAACAATCCCATCACCCCAAAAAGCACAGCCGATCAACAGAGATGGAGAGAAAGCACCCTCTCGCCCTGTCTCCTTCTTTCTCATTCAATCTTCGCTCTGGTGAAAGCTTTCCCCGAACATTTTCAACTGCAATTAAATatagtatataaatatataggTATGATTAATAGATAAATTCGTcttttatatgtatgtatgtatgtactcgTAAGCAGAAACACACAATTACATATATGCAATCTCCAGAACAGAAcccatacatatacatatacctaatcaacaaaaaaaaaaaaaacgcccACACCCATATTTTATACGTAACTCAAGCTTagtaaaattaaataaataaatgtacTAAATACGatataaatatacaatatatatgtatatatacatatatatatatatacatatatgcatatgtataatAATTATATCTATGGGTAAATGGatgatttttttttctgtaaTTGCAATAAGCAGAAACCCAAATGAAAGTACAGTAAAGAAAACAAGTAAACTATGCATACATATTATCAGTGGATTCAAATtcataaatttaaataaaaataaacgtTTAAAAACTACAACAGAAATTATAGTAAACCAAGTCATACAGAAAACGAAGACAAAAAACCAGAAAACTTGAAAAACTTTATAAATGTTTAAGTAAATGTATATTTGTGACAACTGCAGCAGCAAAATAAACTCAATAAAAAGCGTTAAGTGCAGCCGTGTTTGAATTGGTCGCGAAACTACTTCGTTGCAAGCATAGTGCTGTAAGGTGCGTTTAGAATGGTGCTGTTATGCGCATGCTGTTAAGAACAGATTTTCGACCGTTTTTCCTTACAGCAGCCTAACATGATTATGTTATTCAGTATTGTAACGAATCGATGCAATTTCGACGTAGGCGCAACAGCTCTCTGTTATGAATTTATTGGGCTGTTAGGCGCATCACTGAGGTCTTAACAGTAACATAAAATTACCAATATTATTAAATTGGCAGACTgttaatttttaaattttagtATACAGTGCCGCTCAACTGAATAGGTTCAACAATTTCCAAAGTCAAACCTCTATATCTTTTTAACCAACTTACCGATTTATATTGGAAGCAAAGtaatttttcattttattttccTCCCATCTTCGCACTAGGTATTGTACGCTAGTCAACACTTGCTTGGCAGCCATATTAAATTAACCGTTAGAGTTGAATTAATTTTTAGCGTGGCTTTTTCACACTTGTTGTTCGTTTAATTGTTGCAGCGCCATGAATTGGTCGCTGATTATTTCCATTTTGATCAGTTGCCTGCAGGGCGGACAGAGTGCCTTCGACGAAGACTGTCCCACGCTGGCCGACGGCGACAGCCTGTCGCAGACACAGCTACTGGACCGCCTAACGCACGGCTGCCGATACGACCGTCTGGAGCGGCCAATCACCTACACGGAGACGGGCACACGCCTCCCGGTGGACGTCTACATGCGAGCCTACATCTACTTCATGCAGAACCTGGAGGCCCACGATCTGCAGTTCAAGATCTACGCCCTGCTGCAGTTGCGCTACCTGGACCCGCGGCTGAACTTCCGTAACGTCAGCCCCAAGCGGCGGCAGCCCATCCTGGGGGAGCAGCAGCTGCGCGACTCTCTCTGGATGCCGCACATCTTTCTGGCCAACGAGCGTGACTCCAGCATTCTGGGTGGGTAGGCTGCATTTGCATATCGCCCATCTATTGGGCAATTAATACAATTAATCCTCTCTCGAACTTAAGGCACCACGGAGAAGGATATTCTCACTTCCATTTCGCCGGATGGGACTGTCATCGTCTCGAACCGCATCAAGGCCACGCTCTACTGCTGGCTGAACCTGAAGAAGTTCCCCTTTGACGAGCAGGACTGCTCTACTGTGCTCGAGAGCTGGATGTACAATACCTCGGAGCTGGTACTCCACTGGGAGCAGAAGCGACCCATCACCTACGATCCGGCCTTGCACCTTACCGAGTTTCTGCTGCAGCGCTCCTGGTCTAACGAGACGGTGATcaatgcggatctcagtgattTGCGGCATGGCGCCTTTGCCGGTAACTACAGCTCGCTTAGCTTCACCGTCCACTTGACGCGCGTGGTGGGCTTCTACTTGATGGACTACTTCTTTCCCTCGATGCTGATTGTGGCCATATCGTGGGTGTCCTTCTGGCTGCAGGCGGATCAGGCTCCGCCAAGGATAACGCTTGGAACAAGCACCATGCTGACCTTCATAACGCTGGCCTCGGCGCAGGGTGAGCTCATTGACGGGGCTGTCCCTACCCCAAGAGGAAACTCATCTGATACCATTCTTCCATTCGTTGACAGGCAAAACGCTGCCCAAAGTGAGCTACATCAAGGTTTCGGAGGTGTGGTTCCTCGGCTGCACTATCTTTATTTTCGGCAGCATGGTGGAGTTTGCTTTTGTGAACACCATCTGGCGCCGCAAGCAGAATGTGCCTGTCAAGAAACTCAACAGCAAGCACATCCTTAAGTCTACTCTGTCGCCCCATCTACTGCGCCGCCGCAGTCACGCCCGGTCCCGCTCCTTCTCGGGAATGGCGCGCCAGCCGGACACCAGTTCGCTGGCCGGGGCTGGCTTCAACAACTATCTGACCGTAAATTTACCCATCACCACGATCACAGAGGGTCAGGTGTTGGGCCAAATGCGGGAGGGCTTTAAAAGCGAGAAGCGGAAGACCAGCGGCCAGGCAATGAGCGCCTCTGGCCAGAAATTGGATATATCCTTTGTGGAGAGCGCCTTTGCTCGACCACCACTAGGTGGTGGCCTTGCACCGGGGCAGTCAGCGGCGGCCGTCAGCGAAACGGCTAACTCTCAGATGTACAACAACAATCGATCCGAGGGGGTTGGCATGGGCGCTGGAGCGGAGGAGATGGATTTTACTGGCTGGACAACGCTGACATCTCAGGAGATTGCCATGTGGATCGATAGTCGTGCTCGTTTGGTATTCCCTGTGGCCTTCCTGGTGTTCAACATGTTCTTCTGGACGTTTGTCTACTGCATTTGATggtttaaatttattttaaatttaccCTAAAAGTTCTGTTGGTTCCATAACattctttgtttttttatgtACTTTTCAAGTGTTTGTGTACTTAAAATACTTTATATTTGTGCTTCTTTGTGCCTTGATTATATCaatatattttgtataatCGCTTCTTATTGCTAAcctaaaatatattttaaacaGTTCAAACTGCGCGCCCAGCTGTTGCGCATTCGCTTGGAGTGTTGGGGAACGAGTGAAAACAGGTCTCTGGGGCGTTATTGAGACAAAGCCGACACTATACAAAATCATGTGTGTTAGAGCAGCACCACTATCTCACataatatatgatattcattttttttcttttcacccacatacacacacatacagcgAAACAATAACATCGGGCCCAAAAAAAACGTTCGTTCGCTCGGCGACGTCGGAGACCAAACTTCGTCGTGAATTgtaaatgaaaaaaaatacaaaaaaggAATAAGAGTGCTgcctttttttattttttggttGTTTTCTGTGATTGTAACCCCTGTGCCGAAAAGGAAACAAATTAAGCAACAAAAAGACGGAGCAAActcaaaagcaacaacaaaaacagtgGCATGTGCAAGTGCAAGGCAATCATAAACAACGGTAAAGGGAAGAAGTGAGACGTAAAAGCAAGAGCAATAAGAAGAGCAGCTAGCAAGCATGCCCATTGTTTTTGTGTAAAAAAACCCACAACCGAATTATTGTTATATCGAGTTATATGTATGAATATCTTCGATCGCAACGATCACTCACTTTTTTTAAGAGGAAAATTTAAAAGCAAtaacaattt
The Drosophila miranda strain MSH22 chromosome XL, D.miranda_PacBio2.1, whole genome shotgun sequence genome window above contains:
- the LOC108157453 gene encoding uncharacterized protein LOC108157453; this translates as MDPNGAPRLAPAPAYTPTVTSCEVTTPSNSCIAHGSDSALGYSSLNSPLLDVLNTPTTSQAAASGVYTLTEETEIELQETQVDRI
- the LOC108163931 gene encoding glycine receptor subunit alpha-4 → MNWSLIISILISCLQGGQSAFDEDCPTLADGDSLSQTQLLDRLTHGCRYDRLERPITYTETGTRLPVDVYMRAYIYFMQNLEAHDLQFKIYALLQLRYLDPRLNFRNVSPKRRQPILGEQQLRDSLWMPHIFLANERDSSILGTTEKDILTSISPDGTVIVSNRIKATLYCWLNLKKFPFDEQDCSTVLESWMYNTSELVLHWEQKRPITYDPALHLTEFLLQRSWSNETVINADLSDLRHGAFAGNYSSLSFTVHLTRVVGFYLMDYFFPSMLIVAISWVSFWLQADQAPPRITLGTSTMLTFITLASAQGKTLPKVSYIKVSEVWFLGCTIFIFGSMVEFAFVNTIWRRKQNVPVKKLNSKHILKSTLSPHLLRRRSHARSRSFSGMARQPDTSSLAGAGFNNYLTVNLPITTITEGQVLGQMREGFKSEKRKTSGQAMSASGQKLDISFVESAFARPPLGGGLAPGQSAAAVSETANSQMYNNNRSEGVGMGAGAEEMDFTGWTTLTSQEIAMWIDSRARLVFPVAFLVFNMFFWTFVYCI